A stretch of the Elephas maximus indicus isolate mEleMax1 chromosome 3, mEleMax1 primary haplotype, whole genome shotgun sequence genome encodes the following:
- the RIIAD1 gene encoding RIIa domain-containing protein 1 → MESPRHGLLGPDPGVLSPEQVEKLRDFKIQTRIANEKYLRNHKEVELLISGFFREMFLKRPDNIQEFAADYFTDPRLPNKIRMQLIKEKKAT, encoded by the exons ATGGAGTCGCCGCGGCACGGGTTGCTGGGCCCCGACCCCGGGGTGCTCAGCCCCGAGCAAGTGGAGAAACTGCGCGACTTCAAG ATTCAGACTCGGATTGCTAACGAAAAATACCTAAGGAACCACAAAGAGGTGGAGCTGCTCATAAGTGGTTTCTTCAG AGAAATGTTTTTGAAAAGACCTGACAACATCCAAGAATTTGCTGCAG ACTATTTCACGGATCCGAGACTTCCCAACAAGATTCGCATGCAGCTAATTAAGGAAAAGAAAGCGACttaa